The following coding sequences lie in one Spirochaetota bacterium genomic window:
- a CDS encoding carbon-nitrogen hydrolase family protein, translating to MDYTIVMYQYPLGTYLTHDTVNKLRNIKPHFICFPEYFFVNKKLGNHVQTPHNQALQLKRIQVLSKELNTVVIGGTMPERNGNFLHNTAFVFHNGNMLGFYRKQNLFFAEEGKITPGNNHVIFNAYGIRFSVLICADVFKDENFIALKELGAQIIFIPTFSLMRNETVEEKFKRDQDIFVRGAKLSNAILVKVCGVKSDYKNFLQARSLIAAPDGILYRVDPDQEDTAMLIVNTVSI from the coding sequence ATGGATTATACAATAGTGATGTATCAGTACCCCCTGGGAACGTATTTAACTCATGATACAGTCAATAAGCTTCGTAACATAAAACCCCACTTTATATGCTTCCCGGAATATTTTTTTGTGAATAAAAAATTAGGCAATCATGTACAAACACCGCATAATCAGGCTTTGCAGTTAAAACGAATACAGGTGCTATCAAAGGAATTAAATACTGTTGTCATTGGTGGTACCATGCCCGAACGTAATGGCAATTTTTTGCATAATACTGCTTTTGTTTTCCATAATGGTAATATGTTGGGTTTTTACCGCAAACAAAACCTGTTTTTTGCTGAAGAAGGAAAAATAACTCCCGGAAACAACCATGTCATCTTCAATGCGTATGGCATACGATTTAGCGTTTTGATATGTGCTGATGTTTTTAAGGATGAAAATTTTATAGCATTGAAGGAATTAGGTGCACAAATTATCTTCATACCTACATTTTCACTTATGCGTAATGAAACCGTAGAGGAAAAATTTAAACGCGATCAGGATATTTTTGTCAGGGGTGCAAAACTGTCCAATGCAATTTTGGTTAAAGTATGCGGCGTTAAATCTGATTATAAAAATTTTTTGCAAGCACGAAGCCTCATCGCAGCACCTGATGGTATACTCTACAGGGTAGATCCTGATCAGGAAGATACGGCAATGCTTATCGTGAACACTGTGAGTATATAA